A part of Setaria viridis chromosome 8, Setaria_viridis_v4.0, whole genome shotgun sequence genomic DNA contains:
- the LOC140223637 gene encoding BTB/POZ and MATH domain-containing protein 2-like: MPPSTKPPAAPFLPAGAVLPAPRSESEATGGKTLLMDTESYSDDKKLPNSRCIRSPKLDAGGRSAGVKRLEPSSKAAAAPVSGLHADIAGLLVAKEGKDVDFEVGGKMFAAHRCVLAARSSVFKADLFGPAMEEDTTYIRIDDIIPEAFDTLLHFIYTDSLPEMNLHAVELMAQHLLVAAQRYDLKDLKSIMENRLCSQVDVTTALCSLVLAEQHKCSMLKKKCLDFIASGENARKVMESNGAEDLVKTCPSVVRDLIIKVLNTSRSQLGFTKIIFYVAVSIGILNLNSVCFLKLISVVLMVLLVFLRYHA; the protein is encoded by the coding sequence ATGCCGCCTTCGACGaagccgccggccgcgcccttcctgcccgccggcgccgtcctgcCAGCGCCGCGCTCTGAATCGGAGGCCACAGGCGGCAAGACGCTCCTGATGGACACCGAGAGCTACTCAGATGACAAGAAGCTCCCCAACAGCAGATGCATCAGGTCCCCCAAGCTTGACGCCGGCGGCCGCTCCGCTGGGGTGAAGCGCCTGGAACCATCTTCCAAGGCGGCCGCGGCACCAGTGTCGGGCCTGCATGCGGACATCGCCGGGCTCCTCGTGGCAAAAGAGGGGAAGGACGTGGATTTCGAGGTTGGCGGCAAGATGTTCGCCGCGCATAGGTGTGTTCTCGCTGCCCGATCGTCAGTCTTCAAGGCTGATTTGTTCGGCCCGGCAATGGAGGAAGACACTACTTACATACGCATTGATGACATCATCCCAGAAGCATTTGACACCCTGCTGCACTTCATATACACGGACTCACTGCCAGAGATGAATCTGCACGCAGTAGAATTGATGGCGCAGCATCTGCTAGTGGCGGCGCAACGGTATGATCTGAAGGATCTGAAATCAATCATGGAGAACAGACTGTGCAGTCAAGTTGACGTGACCACAGCGCTGTGTTCGCTGGTGTTGGCAGAGCAGCACAAGTGCTCCATGCTAAAGAAGAAATGTCTCGATTTCATTGCTTCAGGTGAGAATGCAAGGAAGGTCATGGAGAGCAACGGTGCGGAGGATCTAGTGAAGACTTGCCCCTCAGTTGTCCGGGATCTCATCATCAAGGTTTTGAATACATCACGCAGCCAGCTTGGCTTCACAAAGATCATATTTTACGTTGCTGTTTCTATTGGCATCCTGAATCTCAATTCCGTTTGTTTTCTTAAGCTTATCTCGGTCGTCCTAATGGTCCTACTAGTGTTTCTTCGTTATCACGCTTAG